From the genome of Nicotiana sylvestris chromosome 1, ASM39365v2, whole genome shotgun sequence:
tatttgttgatTCCATGTTGGTTGTTTAAGTTTGTTTATCCACTCGATGTGAATGTGTTTAAAAGATGAAATTGGGGCCGCGGGATTTGGGCTTTAAACAGGAATAGACGAGTTTAAACGGTAAAAACTTACCCGCACCGGGTGTTTACACCAAACCAATAAATATATGACATGTGTCTTGCATATTGACTTCAATTATTTAACCATAGTAAATTATATGCATTCtcatctaattaaattaattaaccatagtGAATTAATATAGTTTGGTGTAAACACCCGGTGTGGATAAGTATTTACCAGTTTAAACATTGCTATACTTGTTCTGGTTctgtttttatttttacttttctcttttcaCCGCTAGTAGCATGTTTAGGCCGACAACACTCGGGTAGGCAATCCTTAGAATTGTTTGTTAGCTTTTGAGGTGAGAGGCTGtccccttagttaaatttatccggggaatgccctgaacaacttgtatatattttattccggggaATGCACCGTAGTACTTTTATTTGGAGCCTtttttgtgtgtttattttctGTGTTTGTTTTACCTCAATTCGAATATTCTAAAAAGGCGACTAGATCAAGCATGCAACCATACTAGTTACAAGACTTGGggagtacctaacaccttctccccgagtcaaatgaacccccttatccaaatctctggtgcagacttagttttggacTCTCAAatgttttgaaaagaaaaaaaaatatttaaaaaaaaaaatcatgacCTGACACATCGAAATCAAATGTCAGGAGGCAACtctgagttaatccttttgaacacaaaatgctttttgagctttacaaattcttttattaatttaagagaGTTAGTGAAGTTTGTAAAAAAAGGGTGTGACaccaagttttggaaattttaaaCTCATGAATACTATTATCATCGAGAAATCATAGAGGAATATGACATTTACTTCAATATCTagtttactttttattttttcttttcttttggggcatgtttttgtcgtttttttttcttcccTTAAAATGTCCTTCAATTTCTTTACCGAGTAATTGGCTAAGAATTGATATTTTATTTATTCGATATTAGGGGTGGGCATAGTTTGGGCAAATCCGAAATCCAAACCAAAATTTGAATTTTTAGATTTTTTGTTTGgatttaatttctttaaatttttagatTCCGGATTGGATATTGGATTTGGTACTTTGGATTTTGGATATCCGAAAATTCGAAatttttatactttatatttaGTCAATTATCCATATGTCAATAATAATAATTTCAATACCCTACCCATTAgatattatctcatatattcaatATTAATTACTACGTTACTCTCAGCATAATTTCTACTTGGACATAATTTTACTATACTTCTTATCGAACATATTAATGTCTCTTGTTGCATTTTCTTGATAATAATTTTGTTGTTTGAATACTTTATTTGAATAATTGCGGTGAGAATGATAAACTATTCATGCAATTTAATATGACTACTTCATTTGGATATTCATATTttataaaaagaagaaatatcTCAAGTTCTCAACTTATAAGCTCAAACCCAAAAGTCCAAAATGTTCAAATCGGTTAATCCGAAATCAAACTTAAAAAATCTAATCCAATTCGAGCCTATTTGGATTGGATTTGAATTGTCATTTCTTTAATCCTAAAATCTAAAATCGAAAACGAAATTTTTATATCTAATCCGAACTGCTCGGACGCCCACCCCTATTCGGTAGGAGATTGACTTATGAATTTTGGGTAATTTACCTACATTCAAGATGTTTTGTTCAGTAATGTGCTCTAAGAATCCAAAATTGGAGAGAGAAAATAATAATGGAATGATTTGAGgtcaataaaaaaaaatgaaaaccacGAAAGATCAATATTCAAATATTAAATAGACAAAACAATTAAAGAACTTAGGTGATTTCTTCTCAATCTGGTCATTGCGTGCGTAACAAAAACAAGAGGAAATACCTGGGAGTAGTTAGGGATAATAGTAGCGTCTTTGTCACTGACTACTAAAGCGTCAAGAAGTTCGGCTTTCTCCTTTCTGTTGGCAAACATAACCTGCTTTTATAGCATTTTGTTATTAAAATCATggtataaaaatgcaaaattcaGTTTATAAATACTGATAATGTAATGAATTTGTACACAAGTACAATATGCTTTAACTGATTTATAGCTAGCAGAATATTAATAGCTTTGAATTTTATCAATTACCAAATTAAGTTCATTACTAATATATCACCTGTTGTGGTATGTCACCATAATGTCATCGCGTAAAAGATATTTATATACACATTCCCAGgggcaggggcggatttaggggtcGGAGGGGTGTTCACCCGAACAATTTTTGCCGGaaaattatattgtgtatataagGCAAAATTCGGTTTATGCCTCTATATATATTGTATTTTGAATCCCCTTAAAAAACATCCAAAAGTATAGTTCaatggtcaagggggttcaaaatcttTGTTATGTTGCTCGGTCAATTCCCATTGGCCACAATTTCTTCTAGTTTTTTTCAACTTTTTTATTTCTTGAACCCCTTAGCAAAAATCGTGCCTCCGCCACTGCCCCGGAGAAATGTCAAAAGATATATAGTACTTAACGTATATGATAACACTATATCGACACTAAAAAATTTACCCACACCAAATGTTTACACCAACTCATATCCAACATTTTTTTCCGTCTTTCTTTAGTTATCTATTCCTTATTCAAATAGTCTTTCTTACATGCTGATGAGATGCAATAATTATTCCATACTGTTACTTTTATATTTTGGTTGGTTCATCAATATCTATATATAAAGCTAGAAATAGAAAATATGATGTGACACATCTTATTGCTCAAAGAAGTggtttatcttttttctcctttttttgcttttttaaaaTCTAAATTCTCTTATTCAGGTAGACATATTATATTTTACCTATTATCATTGAAAGGAATATGAAACTGATGCCTTTGTTAATCTCATTTATTACATCGCATCATTATCTCTCAATGAATAGCATACATCACTTACAAAAAACTTTTCACCTATTGATTTTCCTCAATTAAATAAATTTCCATGGCTTCATCTGTCTCTACATAATAATCCAATAATGGTTGCTACCTTTGCAAGGTGTAACCTTTCAGTTTCATATTTATGGAGAAAAAAGAACTACTACAATCTCCTGTAGTGAGCAGAGACTTATCTACAAATATAGGCTCCCTTCCTGTCATAAAACATAACTTCCAGGCAATGGTTCTTTCGGCCAGGTTTGTATTCTTTTATCCTCAGTTCCTGACTAACTTTACAGGTTTTTTCAAAATTTCCGGCATTACATTATTTATGACATATTCTCAGATTTTTGTTTTACTGCATGTCGTAGTATTTTGGGATGCTATAATTTTAGAAAATTTAGAGAATTTTGTCACTATCCTCTATTTAATGTATACAATGTATCTCTTTTTACTTGTGTTTTGCCTTTATATTTTGCTTGACTGTCTCTcgttttattttttccttttcggATTTTGTTCATTTATTTACTTATATGACGAAATTAGTTTATTGGGCTTGCAAGACTGTTCTTGAATATGCATATATGCCTTttttttagtgtagtaaaattATTGATAAGAACAAAGTTCCCTCTTGtaatcattttattttatttgtattccTTCTATGATCTTTAGTTTGGAATCAAGTGGGTTCTAAACTACATAGAAATTAAAGTTTGATGAATCAGTTTATGTAGTCAATATGTATGTTCGTTATTTAGCCTAAAAATgtctatttgctgaaagaaatACTATTCAACTTCTTTATGGACTAACTTTTTTCTTATGAAGCAGAAGATGAATGGAGTCAACACAACGTTAAGAGGCTTATTGTACATCTCTTTGGGTTAACCGAAGAATTTCTTCTATTGTGCTGCAAAAGAATGTGGTAGTACAAGAAATTTAAAAGTTTTTTATTACTCTAGGTTCTAATTTGGAGAAATATATTTTTGTAAAGATTGGAGAAACACATAAACATTACACTTATGCAAGATGATGTGTCACTTCTTTTAGGCCAAGGATATTggatttatcttttttctccttttttgccTTTTTCTCTACTTTTTTTATCTTATTGTAAGAATAAATGTTATGGTTCGTTCCCCCTCCCTTATTTATGGTCTTTACACAAAGTAATTAATTCCGTATAAATTCATTGCATATAAATTACTatattaattattattagttATTGTATATACTAATGGAGAATTGAAAAGCCACCATCAATCTTTAAGTTCATTTTGTTTTCTCTTCTACATCGCTCTTCATGTTCTTTCAAGTTGTTGCACACAATCTAAAAATGCTACCCAAGCCTCTGCAGTCTGAAGATATTGGGTTGGCTGATTAAGTCCTTGCATTATCTCTAATTCGGATGATAAATTTGTCATTTCTCAATATGAGTTTGTCTTCTTTTATTACATGTGAAATATGCTTTTTTTGTCCTTCGTATTATTTTTTATTGTTTAGATTCTCTGTTCACCAACAAATTCGGACAATTTTAATAGCGTCATAGTTAATGTGTCCCTAAAACTTTTGCTTTTTCATATAGCAACCGTATTTGATCAATTTCTACACAGACTTTAAATTGGTTTCGTAGTAGCATTAATACTTGCATTACTTTTAAGTTGTGTTACTGATATATTTATTGTTTCCTATGTATTTGCCTAAAATTCTACGCCATGATTCGGTTTATGTGAGAACATTACTATTTAGGAAGTCTACAAGGTTGATCTTTTGACCATATTCTTCTTAGAtattttataaatatttgaattatAAATTATTATGacttataatatttttttaatgtaatttttaaatatgtaaattttaCTTTCAAAAACTTGAATAATTTGTATCTAATTTCACGATCAATATTAAGAAATTTTGCTAAACAACAACAGGAAAGAGGAGAAAAAATAGAGTTTAGAGGAGAAAAATGACATAGAGAGAAAAAGGtaggaaaataataataatagaggATAGAGAAGTAATGCACCTGACTTTTATGGAATATGAGATTATTTATAGAATTAAAACTTGAGAGGAAGATTAAGGATAAaaaaagaagtgaagaaaaagaacCTGAAAGAAagtatttgaaaaataataaaggATGGGAGAAAATTACATAATGAAAATGCAACTCAATGGATGAACATCACAACTTGGATTGGcacttatttaattaatttatttattgtttcttttctttacattttttttagtttttctttgatttgagaaGAGAAATTTAGGAAAGCTGAAGTCTCACTATTTGatgaaattaaaagaaatcaaataCTCTTATATTTATGTATCCAAAATACaatttaaataagaaaatagtGTATTAAAAACCAAGTAACACCCATTATATAGTTTTCTATTCAAAATAGTTACTATAATAAAAGTTGCAATCATTTATGCTCTAATTCTAAGGAAAATAATTATATTTGTTATCTCTTGAAAATAACTAAATTTCATATCTCTATATACAAAAAACTTAATATATTCTATTTCGATTAAAGTCATAATTAGATTTAGTGATTCTTTCGTGAAGCGCGTTCAATTTCACTAGTGTATCTCTAACGATGAATCAAAAAATACCAAAAGATATATAGTACCTGATTTAAGAGATGTCCTTAGAAGTTTATACACCAAATAAAGTTATTTGTCCACTTTTGACATTTTTTTGCGACATCAACTTTGACTTGACTCTTAAATCTTATTCTTTTGGGCTGCTTTTACCACTTCCCCTCGGCTCAACAGTTATATGCATGTCATTGATCATCAGATAGATTCATGTATCTTAGCATAATTTTTACAATAATGTAGCTCATTTTTTCATATGAATATTATTAAGTAATTAAAAATGTGTTATTTATCAACTTAATCTTTTAAAAATGTGTCATTAAGTAATTAAGAATGTGTTATTTTGGTTAAATCTTCATCTTTTAAAGGAGCAGGTCACATTATTCCACATGATATCAGCACCGACaaagattttaaatttaaatctcaaTTAATGAGATGGTCACACAATTCAATATAATTAACATATGGAATACGAATGGTAAGTTAAAGAGGAAGGTACCTCAAGAAAATCCCTGTAGAAAAATTCAGGCAACCATGGCAACTTATGAGAACCAATAGATAGAAGCACTTTAACTCCAGAGACAGTTTTGGGCAAAAGAAAATCAGGCCAATTTGTGAACCCAATATTCTTCAACGAAACATTGCTAATAGACTCAGTCAACTCAATAACCGTACTTGACATAACCATAGACTCAACCATGTGAGGATACAATTGAGCCAACTTGAACCCAACCATTCCTCCATAACTAAGTCCAACTAGAGAGAACTTTTCCACTCCAAGCTTCATCATTCCCTTTGCTAAACAATCTGCCTGATTTCACGTGTTTGTTccatgaaaaaagaaaataaaaaaacaacAACGATTTAACTTTTAGATAAAATGGTCACGCGATTTAATACCTGAAAACTCGTTGACCGTTCGGGACGATCAGTGAAGGAATCTCCGAAGAAAAGTAAGTCAGGGACGTAGATGTTAAAATCAGCACCTGAAGTTCTTAAGGAAAGCACTTGAAAAAGCCAAGTCAAAATTCCATTGGAAACAAATCCATGAACAAATACAACTGCAGGCTTAGGTTTATAATTTGGTAATTTATTGTTTGGGTTATGGTAATGAATGGTTTCAGTTGGAACCCAAAAATGAATAGTAGTTCCTGGTTCTATTTCCACCATTTGGGATGTCATTCCAATAGCTTTCAATACACCATGAATTATTGGTTTCAT
Proteins encoded in this window:
- the LOC104214353 gene encoding uncharacterized protein isoform X1, with product MGNVFAIMKPIIHGVLKAIGMTSQMVEIEPGTTIHFWVPTETIHYHNPNNKLPNYKPKPAVVFVHGFVSNGILTWLFQVLSLRTSGADFNIYVPDLLFFGDSFTDRPERSTSFQADCLAKGMMKLGVEKFSLVGLSYGGMVGFKLAQLYPHMVESMVMSSTVIELTESISNVSLKNIGFTNWPDFLLPKTVSGVKVLLSIGSHKLPWLPEFFYRDFLEQVMFANRKEKAELLDALVVSDKDATIIPNYSQRIYLLCGDDDKIFNVAVSDNMKQKLGENATIDYIKKAGHLVQLERPCSYNNYLKKFLSYS
- the LOC104214353 gene encoding uncharacterized protein isoform X2, translating into MGNVFAIMKPIIHGVLKAIGMTSQMVEIEPGTTIHFWVPTETIHYHNPNNKLPNYKPKPAVVFVHGFVSNGILTWLFQVLSLRTSGADFNIYVPDLLFFGDSFTDRPERSTSFQADCLAKGMMKLGVEKFSLVGLSYGGMVGFKLAQLYPHMVESMVMSSTVIELTESISNVSLKNIGFTNWPDFLLPKTVSGVKVLLSIGSHKLPWLPEFFYRDFLEVMFANRKEKAELLDALVVSDKDATIIPNYSQRIYLLCGDDDKIFNVAVSDNMKQKLGENATIDYIKKAGHLVQLERPCSYNNYLKKFLSYS